The following proteins come from a genomic window of Blastococcus sp. HT6-30:
- a CDS encoding NUDIX hydrolase translates to MAGTGGRGRPGRRLRRVDETSAGGLVVADDGVTGPRAALIGRTDRRGRLLWSLPKGHIEAGETPEDTAVREVAEETGIIGEVVAPLGIIDFWFVAEGRRVHKTVHHFLLRAVGGALSDADVEVTEVAWVPLEELSTRLAYADERALVERAPGLLADSA, encoded by the coding sequence ATGGCTGGTACGGGCGGGCGCGGGCGCCCGGGCCGCCGGCTGCGACGGGTCGACGAGACCTCCGCCGGGGGCCTGGTGGTGGCCGACGACGGCGTGACCGGGCCCCGTGCCGCCCTGATCGGACGCACCGACCGCCGGGGCAGGCTGCTCTGGTCCCTGCCCAAGGGGCACATCGAGGCCGGTGAGACCCCCGAGGACACCGCCGTCCGCGAGGTGGCCGAGGAGACCGGGATCATCGGCGAGGTGGTCGCCCCGCTCGGGATCATCGACTTCTGGTTCGTCGCCGAGGGCCGCCGCGTGCACAAGACGGTGCACCACTTCCTCCTGCGGGCCGTGGGCGGCGCGCTCTCCGACGCCGACGTCGAGGTCACCGAGGTCGCCTGGGTGCCCTTGGAGGAGCTGAGCACGCGGCTGGCCTACGCCGACGAGAGGGCGCTCGTCGAGCGCGCGCCCGGACTCCTGGCCGACAGCGCGTGA